From one Coffea eugenioides isolate CCC68of chromosome 11, Ceug_1.0, whole genome shotgun sequence genomic stretch:
- the LOC113753513 gene encoding uncharacterized protein LOC113753513 codes for MADSMEELEPLFDYRRVQPFNVVIVDDDPLDAPPVGCKKKRKTADSAVEENDNKGKVVQVIDCDENEEEEEEEEDWLPPPPKMTNDTSKLNEDSTIKELRLKRQELASLAQSAKDALKAVEESVRQEFAAAESMKSHLNASSQSPTRGIAEQPSDTCQDRAKIVITIQDKDGPKQFRVFMDDKFERLFKMYAEKVKLDLQNLVFCFDGDKISPTATPAGLEMEENDIIEVYVKRK; via the exons ATG GCTGATTCTATGGAAGAACTAGAACCCCTTTTCGATTATAGGCGCGTTCAGCCCTTCAACGTCGTCATTGTTGATG ATGATCCTTTGGACGCTCCCCCAGTGGGCTGTAAGAAAAAGCGAAAAACAGCTGATTCTGCT GTCGAAGAGAATGATAATAAGGGGAAAGTGGTTCAAGTAATTGATTGTGATGaaaatgaagaggaagaagaagaagaagaagactgGTTGCCTCCTCCACCTAAAATGACCAATGATACATCAAAGCTCAATGAAGATTCTACCATAAAGGAGCTGAG GCTGAAAAGGCAGGAATTGGCTTCGCTAGCCCAATCAGCAAAGGATGCATTGAAAGCTGTTGAGGAATCTGTGAGACAAGAATTTGCTGCTGCAGAATCTATGAAAAGCCACCTTAATGCATCATCACAATCTCCTACAAGAGGTATTGCAGAACAGCCATCAGATACTTGCCAGGACAGAGCAAAGATAGTTATTACGATCCAGGACAAGGATGGACCCAAGCAATTTAGAGTTTTCATG GATGATAAATTTGAGAGACTCTTCAAGATGTATGCTGAAAAGGTCAAGCTTGATTTGCAGAATctagttttttgttttgatggagATAAAATTAGTCCTACTGCCACCCCTGCTGGGCTTGAAATGGAGGAGAATGACATCATTGAGGTGtatgtgaaaagaaaatga
- the LOC113752567 gene encoding mitogen-activated protein kinase kinase kinase 17-like, which yields MENTYGHGIAWRRGPMLGKGSFGSVYLATAKNPSIHYRCLPLVMAVKSAEVSVSSSLQKEREVLSYLSGCPDIIQCVGDETTIGSDGRMVYNLLLEYGSGGTIADRIKKSGYRGLPLREVRCFTKSILKGLSYIHEVGFVHCDLKPENILLVPKSRKTNTEFIAKICDFGLARRVQKSKKRKLERYFNGTPMYLSPEAVRDGVQGTPCDIWSLGCVVLEMLTGKPAWDEGMDEESALNKIGKGTAVPKKPRNLCQSAKSFLNCCLKRMVKGRLSAKTLLHHPFVNGLNDDDDDYDYDNDNGVLEEEDIDDMDEDCSCLSAEH from the coding sequence ATGGAGAATACATACGGACATGGGATTGCATGGAGGAGAGGTCCGATGCTAGGGAAAGGAAGTTTTGGCTCTGTATATCTGGCAACTGCAAAGAATCCATCAATCCATTATAGGTGCCTTCCGTTGGTCATGGCTGTGAAATCAGCAGAGGTTTCGGTTTCAAGTTCGCTTCAGAAGGAGAGAGAAGTATTAAGTTATCTCAGTGGCTGTCCGGATATCATTCAGTGCGTCGGCGATGAAACAACAATCGGCAGCGATGGCAGAATGGTTTACAACTTGCTGTTGGAGTATGGTTCTGGTGGGACGATTGCAGATAGGATCAAGAAATCGGGCTACAGGGGATTGCCCTTACGCGAGGTAAGGTGTTTTACTAAATCTATTCTTAAAGGGTTAAGTTACATTCATGAAGTTGGTTTCGTACATTGTGATTTGAAACCTGAAAATATCTTGCTTGTGCCcaaatcaagaaaaacaaataCAGAATTTATTGCGAAAATTTGTGATTTCGGGCTTGCTAGAAGAGTTCAGAAGAGCAAGAAGAGGAAACTAGAGCGCTACTTTAATGGCACTCCTATGTATCTGTCGCCTGAGGCCGTGAGGGATGGTGTGCAAGGAACCCCTTGTGATATCTGGTCACTTGGATGTGTTGTGCTGGAGATGTTAACTGGAAAACCTGCATGGGATGAAGGGATGGATGAGGAGAGTGCCTTGAACAAGATTGGTAAAGGGACTGCAGTTCCtaaaaaaccaagaaatttgtGCCAAAGTGCCAAGAGTTTTCTCAACTGTTGTCTCAAAAGAATGGTTAAGGGTAGACTGTCGGCTAAAACATTGTTACACCATCCATTCGTGAACGGATTGaacgatgatgatgatgattatgATTACGATAATGATAATGGAGTGCTTGAAGAAGAAGATATTGATGATATGGATGAAGATTGCAGCTGTTTATCTGCAGAGCACTGA